Genomic window (Mercenaria mercenaria strain notata unplaced genomic scaffold, MADL_Memer_1 contig_2799, whole genome shotgun sequence):
atcaagcattttgactgaatttgacTCATATTCATTAATTGCAGCTTTAAAACATACTTCTCTGAGACAGGACTGTAAAATGGAACATTTTGCTTTACCAGTAttcgaagggacgtattatgttatatccccagtgtccgtccgtccgtccgtccgttcatccgCCTGTCTTTCTGACTGTTAttaattttgtgtccgctctgtaactcttgaaccacaagaaacttgaaacaaatgttcaccacaccgagacgacgtgcagagtgcatgttttgggtgtctcgcttcaaggtaaaggagacacaattcccataactctgatttgaattttgacagaattatgcccctttttaacttataatttttggttaaagtttttgataaagtcgaatatctctgttactattaaagcttttgacttgaaactcgaAATACATTGTAgatattcactatcaaagtctgcaccaggagacacaatacccataactctgatttgaattttaacagagttatgtcccttttaacttggaatttttttactggcaaagctctaattcagagccaagcactgagaaaagtcgagcgcgctgtcccttggacagctcttgtttcgtgTCCTTGCAGTAGTCTAGTTTTTATTTaacagatcccttttttgttcacttactgTAAAAcgtttttgaatttcttcccttttatgttactataaaattaaaattaatagcttatattgaaacttttttattattggtcgtagggaaaaacgaaggctacttttctgtggtacaacattgatggtacttccaatttttaggtgtattttaacatacctgtacctggtaaggatttttttgttgactttgattttttttaatttcttcactttgttgttcctgtcctttgggcttcaacagtcaagttctttaaattttgctcccatcctctgatgtaacacTTCGAGCATATATTGCCTCGCTTGATGGAGCTCTTGTTtgacttatttgtattcattcatttgacaagcctgttgaatagccgagagttgctgtcctccaacagctcttgtttttcatgatTCTAAACAATTTATATTATAACAGTCGTGTGCAAAACCACATTTTTAGCAACATAAAATAAGTAAATCTACACTAAGTATTTTTTAATTTGGTTTCAAGAAAAAATTTCAAGTAGTATTGCAAGGACTGTATTTTTGTGCATTTCAGCTTTGTCCTTTGCAATTATAGCAAATACAATTTTTTTGTCTTACCAACAATATAGAGATGAATTTCTTATCTTCTCATTGCCTTCAAACATAATTTAGTCAggatatttaaagtttttgttgttgtcatacGATTTAACGGAAGGATGGAGGGATGGATAAAATGATGGGATACAAATAACAATTTCAGTCACACTGCTTAACTATAattagaaattttaaaagatatatttattccTGTATGTTTATGTCTGTATGTTACAGGTATGTTTCTATTTTTCCATCCTTCCATTATTTTGTGTATATGTGCACTCAGTCTGTGTGCACTTGTATATGTTTACACGTTCGTCTGTTACCATGCGAATTGCTTGACGGGTGGCAGCgttctctggaactggcttttcTTCTTCTAAATTTATGGATCAGCTTCTGCCTACGTGcattaaaatactaatttacatGTTTAAACCATGTTTTTGTCTTTGTGATGGTCTAATTATTCTTATGCACATAAACATTAATAGAATCACATACTGCTAATGCCCAAAGTTTGTTGTTAAATTTTACAGGCTATGACAGAAAGTTTCCTGGCCAGGTAACAAAAATGTGGACGAACTCAAATTACTTCCAGGCGTACTATGAAGATAATCCGTTGGAAACATTTGTCGCTCCTCAATGCAACACAACAAATCCAGAGGTAATTATTGTTTTTATGAAGTGCTTTACAACATTCTCTTCCCAGAATGCTCTCATTCGTCATTCGGTGGCTTCGTAAACGGAAGTGAAAGAACAACAATATTGTATGGAAGATTGACTTTACATCTAAGAAGGACACGGCACATAAGCAGTTGTTTTCAAAAAGTTCAAATGctacaaaaaataagttttctttgAAATACACAAGTCTTCTGAAGAACATTTTATCTTTTGCTAATATCTTAAACATTACCTGAAGTACTCTTCTCAGATTTGgagctttttatttttacataaatttcaacAAGTCCAATATCAATCATCATATTTATATAATTCTACTCATGACTCTTTTTTAAAAAGGTCATAAACAAGTTCAGTGTACATGCTTTTTTCGGAATCTACTGAAACCAGCTTTCGTCTCAATAAACACAGCTTATATgataaatttaaaccaaaatctCGGATTATCTATTTATACGTGTCAACGTctctaaacttatttttttaccaCAAACGTTTAAGAATCTTCGATCACTTAGTGATAGTGGCCATGAAGTGAAATCTTCATCATTATGAAATCAATAGGCAGGGAGCATAGAGACTGACCGTGGTTTCTAAATGATGAATGTTCGACTTCACTTAGTGTATTTATTACTGCAATGTAGCTATAAAAAGATCAGCCTCCTAATAACTCTCTTTACAAAAACACTCTTAGAAAAAGGATAAGTTGTCCCTTATGTGATTGGTTGGAAAAAAGAGGTCAACACTTATTTTATTGATCAGGTTGGGTGAGGGGTTATTTTGCTATTTAGAAATTCGTTTTACATTTGTAGACAAgtttaaaatagatttttatataaaaatgttttaatgtagtaataaaaataattaacaaactataaaataaaatgaattgattGATCGACCTGAAACGTTGCTGCATAAATGTTTTGCGAACAATGTTAGATCTTTTGTTTATGTTTCAGATCAAGACGGATCAAGAACCTACATTTTAAGTGGAAATTATCTTCT
Coding sequences:
- the LOC128552432 gene encoding uncharacterized protein LOC128552432 isoform X3, producing the protein MALRRVFGVVKVVLANIWLWFAFGVVAEAVEVAAEAEDLVGGGYDRKFPGQVTKMWTNSNYFQAYYEDNPLETFVAPQCNTTNPEIKTDQEPTF